One window of the Cryptomeria japonica chromosome 7, Sugi_1.0, whole genome shotgun sequence genome contains the following:
- the LOC131037162 gene encoding uncharacterized protein LOC131037162 isoform X1, translating into MAMVTVNNSFLSWRPPPFPLPISSINISGKKIRVSCSFQSTSIGYSFCPQVKEAVEALYPLFQEVDNLVAFNTSRVLKAYRNARVGTHHFGGSTGYGHNEAGGREALDSAFAEIVNAESAIVRTQFFSGTHAIACALYAILRPGDELLAVAGAPYDTLEEVIGIRNTPGQGSLKEFKVSYRELPLAGDGSVDWDALATAVKPQTKCALIQRSCGYAWRRSLSISDIRKAINSIKKQNPECVVFVDNCYGEFVESMEPTAVMAVQTSRSYLWQGADIIAGSLIKNPGGTIAPCGGYVAGKDKWVKGAAARLSAPGIGIDSGATPGGIMRLLFQGLFLSPQMVGESIKGSLLVADVMAAEGYKVQPLPRVPRHDVIQAVQLGNRERLLAFCEAVQRCCPVGSYIKPVAGSTPGYASEVVFADGTFIDGSTSELSCDGPLRDPFSVFCQGCTHWTQWALVMEEVLKSI; encoded by the exons ATGGCGATGGTGACGGTAAACAATAGTTTTCTGTCATGGAGACCTCCTCCTTTTCCGTTACCGATATCTTCAATAAACATATCTGGAAAGAAGATTAGGGTTAGCTGCAGTTTTCAGAGTACTTCCATTGGTTACTCTTTCTGCCCTCAG GTTAAAGAAGCTGTGGAGGCTCTTTATCCATTATTTCAAGAAGTAGATAACTTGGTAGCTTTTAATACAAGCCGGGTATTGAAAGCTTACAGAAATGCCCGAGTTGGAACTCAT CACTTTGGGGGTTCTACTGGCTATGGACACAATGAAGCAGGTGGTCGTGAAGCGCTTGACAGTGCTTTTGCAGAGATTGTGAATGCAGAGTCTGCAATTGTTCGTACACAG TTCTTCTCTGGTACTCATGCCATAGCCTGTGCACTCTATGCCATCCTAAGACCAGGGGACGAA CTTTTAGCAGTGGCAGGTGCTCCATATGACACACTAGAAGAAGTCATTGGAATTCGGAACACTCCTGGTCAAGGATCTCTAAAGGAATTTAAAGTTTCCTATAGAGAATTGCCG CTCGCAGGAGATGGCAGTGTGGATTGGGATGCACTTGCAACTGCAGTGAAGCCACAAACAAAATGTGCTTTGATACAGCGTTCCTGTGGATATGCATGGCGACGTAGCTTAAGTATATCTGATATCAGGAAAGCAATAAATAGTATCAAG AAGCAAAATCCGGAATGTGTGGTCTTTGTGGACAACTGCTATGGTGAATTTGTTGAGAGCATGGAGCCAACTGCTGTG ATGGCTGTACAAACAAGTCGGTCTTATCTGTGGCAGGGTGCAGATATCATtgcaggaagcctgattaagaatcCTGGAGGTACCATAGCACCTTGTGGAGGCTATGTAGCTGGGAAAGATAAATGGGTCAAAGGAGCAGCAGCTCGTCTTTCTGCTCCAGGCATAGGTATAGACTCAGGGGCAACCCCGGGAGGCATCATGCGCTTGCTCTTTCAGGGTTTATTTTTATCCCCTCAAATGGTCGGGGAGTCAATTAAG GGAAGTCTTCTTGTTGCTGATGTTATGGCGGCAGAAGGTTATAAAGTGCAGCCTCTTCCTCGGGTGCCTCGTCATGATGTCATACAG GCAGTCCAGTTGGGAAACCGGGAACGTCTCTTGGCATTTTGTGAGGCTGTCCAAAGATGTTGTCCTGTTGGATCCTATATTAAACCTGTAGCTGGTTCAACCCCTGGATATGCATCTGAG GTAGTCTTTGCAGATGGTACATTCATAGATGGAAGTACAAGTGAGCTGTCATGTGATGGGCCATTGAGAGATCCATTTTCAGTCTTTTGCCAG GGTTGTACGCATTGGACTCAATGGGCATTGGTTATGGAGGAGGTTTTGAAATCAATCTAA
- the LOC131037162 gene encoding uncharacterized protein LOC131037162 isoform X3, producing the protein MPELELILFFLFILFFWQHFGGSTGYGHNEAGGREALDSAFAEIVNAESAIVRTQFFSGTHAIACALYAILRPGDELLAVAGAPYDTLEEVIGIRNTPGQGSLKEFKVSYRELPLAGDGSVDWDALATAVKPQTKCALIQRSCGYAWRRSLSISDIRKAINSIKKQNPECVVFVDNCYGEFVESMEPTAVMAVQTSRSYLWQGADIIAGSLIKNPGGTIAPCGGYVAGKDKWVKGAAARLSAPGIGIDSGATPGGIMRLLFQGLFLSPQMVGESIKGSLLVADVMAAEGYKVQPLPRVPRHDVIQAVQLGNRERLLAFCEAVQRCCPVGSYIKPVAGSTPGYASEVVFADGTFIDGSTSELSCDGPLRDPFSVFCQGCTHWTQWALVMEEVLKSI; encoded by the exons ATGCCCGAGTTGGAACTCAT ATTATTCTTTCTGTTCATTTTATTTTTCTGGCAGCACTTTGGGGGTTCTACTGGCTATGGACACAATGAAGCAGGTGGTCGTGAAGCGCTTGACAGTGCTTTTGCAGAGATTGTGAATGCAGAGTCTGCAATTGTTCGTACACAG TTCTTCTCTGGTACTCATGCCATAGCCTGTGCACTCTATGCCATCCTAAGACCAGGGGACGAA CTTTTAGCAGTGGCAGGTGCTCCATATGACACACTAGAAGAAGTCATTGGAATTCGGAACACTCCTGGTCAAGGATCTCTAAAGGAATTTAAAGTTTCCTATAGAGAATTGCCG CTCGCAGGAGATGGCAGTGTGGATTGGGATGCACTTGCAACTGCAGTGAAGCCACAAACAAAATGTGCTTTGATACAGCGTTCCTGTGGATATGCATGGCGACGTAGCTTAAGTATATCTGATATCAGGAAAGCAATAAATAGTATCAAG AAGCAAAATCCGGAATGTGTGGTCTTTGTGGACAACTGCTATGGTGAATTTGTTGAGAGCATGGAGCCAACTGCTGTG ATGGCTGTACAAACAAGTCGGTCTTATCTGTGGCAGGGTGCAGATATCATtgcaggaagcctgattaagaatcCTGGAGGTACCATAGCACCTTGTGGAGGCTATGTAGCTGGGAAAGATAAATGGGTCAAAGGAGCAGCAGCTCGTCTTTCTGCTCCAGGCATAGGTATAGACTCAGGGGCAACCCCGGGAGGCATCATGCGCTTGCTCTTTCAGGGTTTATTTTTATCCCCTCAAATGGTCGGGGAGTCAATTAAG GGAAGTCTTCTTGTTGCTGATGTTATGGCGGCAGAAGGTTATAAAGTGCAGCCTCTTCCTCGGGTGCCTCGTCATGATGTCATACAG GCAGTCCAGTTGGGAAACCGGGAACGTCTCTTGGCATTTTGTGAGGCTGTCCAAAGATGTTGTCCTGTTGGATCCTATATTAAACCTGTAGCTGGTTCAACCCCTGGATATGCATCTGAG GTAGTCTTTGCAGATGGTACATTCATAGATGGAAGTACAAGTGAGCTGTCATGTGATGGGCCATTGAGAGATCCATTTTCAGTCTTTTGCCAG GGTTGTACGCATTGGACTCAATGGGCATTGGTTATGGAGGAGGTTTTGAAATCAATCTAA
- the LOC131037162 gene encoding uncharacterized protein LOC131037162 isoform X2, giving the protein MAMVTVNNSFLSWRPPPFPLPISSINISGKKIRVSCSFQSTSIGYSFCPQVKEAVEALYPLFQEVDNLVAFNTSRVLKAYRNARVGTHHFGGSTGYGHNEAGGREALDSAFAEIVNAESAIVRTQFFSGTHAIACALYAILRPGDELLAVAGAPYDTLEEVIGIRNTPGQGSLKEFKVSYRELPLAGDGSVDWDALATAVKPQTKCALIQRSCGYAWRRSLSISDIRKAINSIKKQNPECVVFVDNCYGEFVESMEPTAVGADIIAGSLIKNPGGTIAPCGGYVAGKDKWVKGAAARLSAPGIGIDSGATPGGIMRLLFQGLFLSPQMVGESIKGSLLVADVMAAEGYKVQPLPRVPRHDVIQAVQLGNRERLLAFCEAVQRCCPVGSYIKPVAGSTPGYASEVVFADGTFIDGSTSELSCDGPLRDPFSVFCQGCTHWTQWALVMEEVLKSI; this is encoded by the exons ATGGCGATGGTGACGGTAAACAATAGTTTTCTGTCATGGAGACCTCCTCCTTTTCCGTTACCGATATCTTCAATAAACATATCTGGAAAGAAGATTAGGGTTAGCTGCAGTTTTCAGAGTACTTCCATTGGTTACTCTTTCTGCCCTCAG GTTAAAGAAGCTGTGGAGGCTCTTTATCCATTATTTCAAGAAGTAGATAACTTGGTAGCTTTTAATACAAGCCGGGTATTGAAAGCTTACAGAAATGCCCGAGTTGGAACTCAT CACTTTGGGGGTTCTACTGGCTATGGACACAATGAAGCAGGTGGTCGTGAAGCGCTTGACAGTGCTTTTGCAGAGATTGTGAATGCAGAGTCTGCAATTGTTCGTACACAG TTCTTCTCTGGTACTCATGCCATAGCCTGTGCACTCTATGCCATCCTAAGACCAGGGGACGAA CTTTTAGCAGTGGCAGGTGCTCCATATGACACACTAGAAGAAGTCATTGGAATTCGGAACACTCCTGGTCAAGGATCTCTAAAGGAATTTAAAGTTTCCTATAGAGAATTGCCG CTCGCAGGAGATGGCAGTGTGGATTGGGATGCACTTGCAACTGCAGTGAAGCCACAAACAAAATGTGCTTTGATACAGCGTTCCTGTGGATATGCATGGCGACGTAGCTTAAGTATATCTGATATCAGGAAAGCAATAAATAGTATCAAG AAGCAAAATCCGGAATGTGTGGTCTTTGTGGACAACTGCTATGGTGAATTTGTTGAGAGCATGGAGCCAACTGCTGTG GGTGCAGATATCATtgcaggaagcctgattaagaatcCTGGAGGTACCATAGCACCTTGTGGAGGCTATGTAGCTGGGAAAGATAAATGGGTCAAAGGAGCAGCAGCTCGTCTTTCTGCTCCAGGCATAGGTATAGACTCAGGGGCAACCCCGGGAGGCATCATGCGCTTGCTCTTTCAGGGTTTATTTTTATCCCCTCAAATGGTCGGGGAGTCAATTAAG GGAAGTCTTCTTGTTGCTGATGTTATGGCGGCAGAAGGTTATAAAGTGCAGCCTCTTCCTCGGGTGCCTCGTCATGATGTCATACAG GCAGTCCAGTTGGGAAACCGGGAACGTCTCTTGGCATTTTGTGAGGCTGTCCAAAGATGTTGTCCTGTTGGATCCTATATTAAACCTGTAGCTGGTTCAACCCCTGGATATGCATCTGAG GTAGTCTTTGCAGATGGTACATTCATAGATGGAAGTACAAGTGAGCTGTCATGTGATGGGCCATTGAGAGATCCATTTTCAGTCTTTTGCCAG GGTTGTACGCATTGGACTCAATGGGCATTGGTTATGGAGGAGGTTTTGAAATCAATCTAA